The sequence GGGGCCGATAGTCTTTAAAAACGTCAGCAAGGTTTTTGAAAGCGAACTGGATATAAAAGGCCTTCCAGAGGAGATAAAGTTCCTTTTGGAGGCTTTTGGGGTCAGACATAGGGTAATACAGAGACCGGTCTTGAGGAATTTGAACTTCGAAATTAAGCCCGGCGAAGTAATTGCGGTAGTTGGGGCCAGCGGGGCTGGAAAAACGACTTTAATTAGGCTTGTCCTCGGAGCTGCACTGGGTTATTGGGATGAGAAATATAGGCCCAGCAGTGGAGAAATCAAAGTGCCGGATAATGTTAGAGTTTCAGCATTGTTGCCGGGAGAGCAGGAGCCCATCTTTGGTAGCGAAAGCATTTTGGAGCACGTTTACAGGAAAATAGGGGATTTAAACGCAGCTGTCGAAGTTCTAAACCGCTCTGGGCTAAGTGATGCCGTACTTTATAGGGCAAAGTTCAGCGAGCTTTCAACGGGTCAAAAAGAGAGGGCAAAAATAGCATCCCTACTTGCAGAAAAGCCGAACCTTTTACTCATTGATGAATTTGCGGCACACCTCGATACTCTCACCGCAATGAGGGTTGCCAAGAAAGTGAGCGAAATTTTGAGAGAAGCTGGGATAACTGCTTTGATAATAACCCATAGACCAGAGGTCGTTAAGGCTTTGGACCCCGATAAAGTCCTTTTTGTTGGCTATGGAAGTGCAAAGTTAACTGATCAATTTTGACCACATTTTTCTTTTCCTTTGACCACACTATATCTAATTGAGGTGGTGATTATGATTGAAGTTGTTGAGAGAGAGTACAAATTAAGTGAAGGAACAACGCTGAAAATTGGAAACGTAAATGGCACCATAAAGATTGAGGGGTATGATGGAGATACAATAAAACTCAAAGCGGAGAAAAAATGGGGGCTTTTGGGTGCGGAACCAAAAATAAAGGTAAGAAAGGAAGGAAACATGCTTGTGATTAAAACTGAACATAAAAGGAGCTTTGGTATAAACATTGGAGAAAGTGCCGTTAACTTTGAAATCATGGTTCCTAAGGGAATAAAGATCGAGAAAGTCGGGACCGTTAATGGCTTAATAAGCATCAAAGGCGTCAGGGAAATTGGAAAGGTATCGACTGTGAACGGTAGAATATCACTTGAGAGCTGCTTTTTTGAAAAAGCTTCAACCGTAAATGGGTCTATAAAAACCGTTTTCTCAATGATAAA comes from Thermococcus aggregans and encodes:
- a CDS encoding DUF4097 family beta strand repeat-containing protein; the protein is MIEVVEREYKLSEGTTLKIGNVNGTIKIEGYDGDTIKLKAEKKWGLLGAEPKIKVRKEGNMLVIKTEHKRSFGINIGESAVNFEIMVPKGIKIEKVGTVNGLISIKGVREIGKVSTVNGRISLESCFFEKASTVNGSIKTVFSMIKGDSTISTVNGNIEVYIPRKADAEIKASTVNGKIASELPGELSKTPFHGPKSFEAVLGEGKYKIKISTVNGSIAIKAL